The Solanum pennellii chromosome 11, SPENNV200 sequence GAAGTTGTCTCTTCAATTACTACTGGAGGCAGTCAAGAAATGAGCAACGATGAACTAATGGAGATTGTGTATAGAGGTCTGAAAGGTAGGAGATTCCTAATTGTCATAGATGATATTTGGAGTACTGAGGCATGGGACCAAATGCAAAGAATATTTCcaaatgatgaaaataaaagCCGAATTCTATTAACTACTCGGCTCAAGTGTGTTGCTGATTATGTCAACTGCCCTGATTTTCCACCTCATAGTAAGTCTTTTCTAAGTCTAGAAGATAGTTGGAATCTATTCACCGAAAAATTATTCAAGAAAGACCAGTGTCCTCCTTTACTTGTAGAAATAGGAAAGCATATTGTACAACAATGTCAAGGATTACCTCTCTCGATTGTTGTGGTTGCCGGACTTCTTGGAAAAATGGACTTAACGCATGACAATTGGAAGAACATTGAGGAAAATCTGAGCTCATTCTTTGGTACAGTATCTGAACGGTGCCAATCAATTCTCTCTCTGAGCTACAATTACTTGCCCCAATATTTGAAGGCTTGTTTTCTCTATGTTGGAGGTTTTCCAGAAGACAGAGAGATTAATGTTTCCAGGTTGATTAGGTTATGGATTTCTGAGCAATTCGTAAAGGCAAGAAACAATAAAAGATTAGAAGTGGTGGGAGAGGAGTATCTACAAGAGTTAATTGATAGAAGTCTAATTTTGACAGGTAAACAAAGGGCTAATGGAAGGATGAAAactttcaaaattcatgatcttcTTCGCCAACTATGCCTAAGTGAAACTCATACTGAAAATGTTGTGCATATCATGAATGGGAATGTTCCCATGTTCTTATTAGAAGCCATAGATGATCAACGGCGAGTGATCCTTCTGTCTAAACTTGAAGAGAAGCAAGTTTATCCACCAATGCATAGCAATGGTATAACAAGTATAGCTCGTACCTTCATTTCAATGCAATATTTTCAGTACGACGAATTTCCAGAAGGGGTTTATTCCATTTTTTCCGCGTTCAAGTTGCTTAAGGTGTTGGACGTATTTACAGTTTGGTACGATTTCTCTAGTGTTATACCTGAGCTTGTACATTTGAGATATGTTGCTGCAAGAATTGAGGAAGGTCTTTCACTAGACAAATTGAGAAATCTACAGACCCTAATTCTTCTCAAAAATATTGGTGTCAACAGACCAACAAAGTCGGAGCAGCCACTCGATATCTGGAGAATGTCAGAGCTAAGACATGTGGATATTGATTCGCCACTATATATATCTAATCCTCTTGAGGCAGAAAATCCTTTGTTTCTCAATAACTTGCAAAATCTTTATCTCTATAACTCTCATTTTTTTGAGGAAATCATAAAAAGAACTCCCAATCTAAAAACGTTGAAGTTTTTAGATGAATCTGAGCATCCTGACTGGTCTGCGATTCTTGATTCTCTAATTCTTCTAGAGGAGCTGGAGAAGCTAGTCATACAGCTAGAGAGAATGAACGTCAACATTTTCTGTGGAGATATTTTGTattgtaaaatcaagaaattaagTCCTAATATcaagaaattgaaattattaGGTACTCATATACCATGGGAAGTTGTGAATTTGCTGGCTTATTTACCTAATCTTGAGGTGATCGAAGGGGAGTATGCATTTTCTGGAACAGATTGGAAACTAGATGAAGATGTTGTGTTTTGCAAATTAAAATATCTGTTAATTGGTGAAGCAGATTTGGAAAGGTGGGAATTAGCAGCTGCTAGTGATAATTTTCCGATGCTTGAGCAACTAATACTTTATGGGTTTGATAAACTGGAGGAGATTCCGGAGAGTATTGGAGAtataatgacactaaaattgaTCAAAATAGACGATTGCAGCTCTTCTATAGAGAATAGTGCAAAGAGAATTCAACAAGAGCAACAAAGCTTGGGAAATTATGAGCTTCAACTTCGAATTACTCCAAAGGTATCTTCATTTCCatctttcattattattttcttcctATTTTGTTTTCACCTGCTAAAAGACACTTCTAGAAAACATGCATGTAGCAACAATTAAATATGTGTTGCAATAGATATTCATCCGCAACGGtgttcaattaaaataaaaggtaaatatatcaaattaattaggTCGATATTTTTCTTCACTGTTTAGAACATTCCTCTTAAGTATCAGActcctctctcttctctctgAAAAACGAAAGCTCATCCATGGATTTAACCATTTTTCTTTGCTTTTTCTTGTAGGAATCTGCAACTTTTGGGTCTTCTTCTTCGTGAGTTGTACGTTTCTGCAACTACAGGTATGTTGggtttcatcttcttcaaagtTAGAAATTTATTAGAAGCTAGGGTTCTTGACTAATGGGTTTCTTTAAAGTAGTTTTTGCTAGAGTTTATGTATATAATGTCATCTTTTTGTGCATTAGAGTGTGTATTTCGATTTTGGTGAAGATTGAGAAATCTCTGCGAAAATGTTTAGATGGAAATTTTCAGTTTAGGAAGAGTTAATGTTATGAAAGATGAGTTTTCATTCTTCAATCTACATGATAGTTCTTATCAATTGAAAAATCTTTTGTTTTTGAACCGGACAAAAGATTTCTAAGAATAAAATCTTAACTCTGCATGATAGTTTTGAAGAAACTTACCCCTAGatcaagaaccaggttcttgatAATTTTGCctaaaacaataattaaattaagcAATATACTTTTAACTAAAACCTTCCTctctcaaggaaggaaaaacacaactttgttttattaAGTCTTCAACTCAAATACAATTGTCGATTAACTCTAATCAGAATTCTTTAACTTACAAGAAGCCAAATCCACTTCTTATTAGTTAAATACTCTCCCTCCACAAGAAGCAAAACCTACTCCTTGTTGGATGTAACTGGAAAGTCAAAAGACCATAGTAATTCTCGCTATGACTTGCAAGAAATGGGGATACGAAAGGAGCTTCAACCAGTAAAGGATGATAATGGAAAAGTTCATTTAGCTAAAGCTTGTTTCTCCATGAAACCagaagagaagaagttgttttgcACTGTCCTTAAAAATGCCAAATTACCAGAAGTGTTTCAAATATATCAAGATGTGTGGAAGTGGATAAGATGAAAATATCAGGTTACAAGAGTCATGATGCTCATTTCATAATGCATTACTTGCTCCAAGTTGCTGTTagaaaagtgttgcctaaaaaaGTTTCTATAGCGTTGATTCGGTTGGAGAACTTCTTTAGAGTCATACGTGGCAAGGTGATAAAGAGAACAGATCTTGATAAAATGCAGTCTGAAATCAATGAGATTATATGTGAccttgaaaagaaaaattgttgcTATAGATGGTCTGTGGCAACGACTTTCGACTGTTGCTAGTAATCCGTTACTCTAGATACACGCCAGTTTCTGTTTAAGATACCTCCATCCTATTGCATCTTCTTTTCGCTTTGTTTATTCTCTGCTTTAGGACTCTGACATTAAGGTTGATGGCTTCAGATTTTAATTGACAACAAACAATATTACAAAAGATGTTTTGTGTACTctcttatataatattttgtgtACTCATCACATGACAAAAGGGGTTTCGTTTAGGAAAAACGAACGAGGCTTGCTAAGCTGTACTCCCTCATTGCTACAAAATGACTTGAACCCTCGACCAATATAATTGGTTAGAGTTGGAGGTGTTTCACCAACTGAGCAAGCCTCACTTGTATATTCTATATCTACAATATCATATTTGGTTGTTTAATTAACAATTCCTGTTTTTTTGAATGTTTTGCGAACAATGTTTGCAGCTGGGATAAGAAACCTTTACGGAATAGGGAGAGAGTGAAGGTACCACTCGTTGGACGTATGATCGAGGTATCTCGAAGAGCTTCGATGATTTTTAACACATGCTCTAACGGGGTTTGGAAAAGATCCATCCATGTAAATCATATTGCAGTGTTTCAATTAGTTTTGTTTCCATTAGTTTTTAATACTGGCTATTTAAATTTTAGCCAGTATTACTAAGTGCACTATCTTTAAgtgtataatatttatatatgattgtgTGTGTTATTCTCACGGTTTTTGTGCAGTTGAAGAAAGCTGACAACAAATATAATATCTCAAACTTACACTACAACTCGATTGAACAAACACACTTCGCGActatctttttaataatatgaaaCAATTGATATTAAGAAGGGCATGGATACTAATTAACTAACGAGTAACTTTCGCAAATAGctatatatatagtttatcAGGGGCGGCTCAACGTAATTGAGGGCCTAAAGCGAAATTTCAATTGACGCCTAATGAATTccatacatatttatttttctaaactaTCTAGATAgaaattattactttattttattatagatgatttttttgagttcatctttttatttaaaatttaattttaggtaagattttatcaatttaaacattgaaaaatactttttttattgaAGCAATCACTCAAAATTATATAAGTAACAATTGATAAATTTGAAGCAAGAATGTTAGCAAAGGaatgtaataaaaatatatactatatactctttattataaataattatttttaaaaaaaaattaacacataatTTTTTGTTGGTAAAAATTGGAGGTCTTTCAAAATTGGAGGCCTAAGGCAAGTGCCTTAATTTTTATAAGGCAGAGCCGCCCCTGTAGttttgtataattaagttatttttgtataaatttgaaataaaaaatttatacaataCAAAACATCAGAAATATAAACAGTTATAcgaattatattatacaaattatgaattatacaaacatgcgaattttacaaaactaaaaAGTTAAGCCGTGTAATTATAGCTAAAAGTATGTCGTGAATTGCAATTGAgtcaaactataactatgttAAGTAATTAACTAGTATACATTTGTTTATAAGCGTAAACTTTGGTTATGAAAATAAAGAGTcgttaaaaaacataatatattttaaaaaataattataattcatatatattgcatacataattcacttttaatacatattgcaaatttaaaatagtattattataaatgataataaaaaaatattgctaaaatcagtaattatttattaaaatacacCAATtcgtgtaattttttttttttaaagtccAACCTTATACCATATGACCCAAAACATTCTCTAATAGAGCCCAAATGACTTGGCCCTATCAAGCCTGCTTAtctctattaaaaataaaaaaaataaaaaaaaagccCATATAAGGGCAAAACACAACAAGCCTATTTATCATCaaacattctttttaaaaaaaaaatacaaagaaatttgTAGGAAAATAATATACGTTAATTGGTCTgacttcaatttttatatacacGATATTGATTAGTTTTAAATTCTCATGTCAAacttcattaaaaaatatttcaaatttggagcttaaatattttttaccttCAATCTTGTATATTTAAAGTAGAATAATATGAATCATCAGTCACATATATTTCATATCTTTCTGTAGAACTTACGTCATGTAGTtagatgaaaatatattttttctctgCATATACATTATTAACATCTCGATCTCGACTTTTTCGTGAATTTGTTAAAAATTTTGACTCTGCCACGACGTGTTTGTACCGAGTTATAGTGGTGTGTTCAGTTTAGTTGTCAGGCATGCGTGATGCGTCGCTTCATATATATGTCATATGTGAGTACACTGTTTATGTTCGATATTAAGCTTTCTATTGTACTAATAATGGTACGGATGTTTTGTGTCATACTAAAGCCACAATCTTGTCAATGGCATTGTAATCATAAATGATTGTGAAAATGCGcggataaaattaaatttaaacagATTAAAATAGATTGAGTTAATAAATAAGATAACTCGCCAAAAATTTAGTTGAGATGAAATGAGATAAAAAAGAGAATCTTATTAAGTTTTACATTGCTTTGTTTGTGTTGTTATAAGTTTTTGTACCTaataaaactattattttttaagtttttatgattatatataagttataacataacaaataaaaaaatatatcaatataagctatatatctatctaattattgataaatttatataatatataaatggaTTTATAAAAAATCTCAAACCTGAATGAGTTAGACGAGTTTATTTTCATAAGCTAAATTTATCATATCCAATTGATGTGGTAATTACTAGAACATTCAAAACCCTCTTTTCTATTTCGCTCGTGTTTATTCATTCTCTATTTATGTGATGTCATTTAATTAGACTTATAGTTTTTAAAAGCTGGAAttgaagatttttgaatttttatgtcTAAAATAGATCTTAGATACTTATGTGACTATAAATTGTTTcgttaaatataaaaaaaattaaattaaagctatttctgattttttttaaatggcaACATTTTTCATGTTACGGATTATACGAGAAAGTATGTCATATCAATATCAATTGAAACAGaagaatatatatgaaaataaaatctagATTTTCTCAATTTACCATGTGTAGAAAAAGAAGTTTAGTTTCGATATATATTAGTCATGACACAATTAATGTTGaaggattaaaaaataatttgtagtATGGAAAGACTCAAGCATGAGTTAAAGAGAGATTTAGTTGTAGGATTTGCATGGGATATTACACCCTAATTTTGAGTTTAAATCTTTGTTAGGATTTGCTAATTAAGATATGATCAGTTCCTAAGTTCTAGGTCATGCTTTGCACATGCCAATGCTTCTCTTTAATTTGTTTCTCAAGAAAGAGGGANNNNNNNNNNNNNNNNNNNNNNNNNNNNNNNNNNNNNNNNNNNNNNNNNNNNNNNNNNNNNNNNNNNNNNNNNNNNNNNNNNNNNNNNNNNNNNNNNNNNNNNNNNNNNNNNNNNNNNNNNNNNNNNNNNNNNNNNNNNNNNNNNNNNNNNNNNNNNNNNNNNNNNNNNNNNNNNNNNNNNNNNNNNNNNNNNNNNNNNNNNNNNNNNNNNNNNNNNNNNNNNNNNNNNNNNNNNNNNNNNNNNNNNNNNNNNNNNNNNNNNNNNNNNNNNNNNNNNNNNNNNNNNNNNNNNNNNNNNNNNNNNNNNNNNNNNNNNNNNNNNNNNNNNNNNNNNNNNNNNNNNNNNNNNNNNNNNNNNNNNNNNNNNNNNNNNNNNNNNNNNNNNNNNNNNNNNNNNNNNNNNNNNNNNNNNNNNNNNNNNNNNNNNNNNNNNNNNNNNNNNNNNNNNNNNNNNNNNNNNNNNNNNNNNNNNNNNNNNNNNNNNNNNNNNNNNNNNNNNNNNNNNNNNNNNNNNNNNNNNNNNNNNNNNNNNNNNNNNNNNNNNNNNNNNNNNNNNNNNNNNNNNNNNNNNNNNNNNNNNNNNNNNNNNNNNNNNNNNNNNNNNNNNNNNNNNNNNNNNNNNNNNNNNNNNNNNNNNNNNNNNNNNNNNNNNNNNNNNNNNNNNNNNNNNNNNNNNNNNNNNNNNNNNNNNNNNNNNNNNNNNNNNNNNNNNNNNNNNNNNNNNNNNNNNNNNNNNNNNNNNNNNNNNNNNNNNNNNNNNNNNNNNNNNNNNNNNNNNNNNNNNNNNNNNNNNNNNNNNNNNNNNNNNNNNNNNNNNNNNNNNNNNNNNNNNNNNNNNNNNNNNNNNNNNNNNNNNNNNNNNNNNNNNNNNNNNNNNNNNNNNNNNNNNNNNNNNNNNNNNNNNNNNNNNNNNNNNNNNNNNNNNNNNNNNNNNNNNNNNNNNNNNNNNNNNNNNNNNNNNNNNNNNNNNNNNNNNNNNNNNNNNNNNNNNNNNNNNNNNNNNNNNNNNNNNNNNNNNNNNNNNNNNNNNNNNNNNNNNNNNNNNNNNNNNNNNNNNNNNNNNTACAATGacaagaaaattattgaaataatatgatgtaatatctatgtattgatgatgttaaaaaaaataaatttatatacattaataattatgtataaatactccctccatttaTGACTTTTACTAATTCAGTTTGAattttacacatttttttataaataattttcttatatctCAATATATAGGGAACAATTTTAATTtcgaaaattaaataatttaattttgattgaaattataaatttttttaattatttaaaatttagaaattatataaaaaatattataattcataataattaatGGTCGAAAGATATCACATAAATTTGAACATAAAGAATAATTGATATGCATATAATGCCATAATACCCACTTTATTAATGTTTAGTCACAAGTGAAAAATGATTTTGGGGTATAAGtgatgattttattttagtttagttGAGATAGAGGGAGAAAAAATGGGGCAGGTGAATAACCAATGAGTAATGAATGTTtaggataaaatatatatggagGAGGATATGCTAAAATCACAagtaaatgtgaaaatatatttttaatataatagataaaaaaaaataatgaagaaagtaattTTTGCTTTCTATATTCAGTATAGTCGGACAAGTGAAATTTTACCTTTATTTTTTATGGGGTTGTAAAAACAGTCTTTAATAATACACTACAACAAAAGATACATTTAATGACAATATTTATTGTCGTAAAAATATTCAATGACGATCAAGTTATTATCGTTGCATCTAAAGTCGCCTTTAAcagtatttatatatatacctatattatattattcctGCTAAACATAATATAGCAATGATTATATAATTGCCACTAAATAACTATCGAAAAATTCTTCATTTGTTACAAAACTCAATACATACATAGACAATGTAGATGTACGTAGACATTATACCTACTTTTTACAGATAAAGAGACTATTTCTgatatactaaaaaataaagtgTATATCTTATACTCAAAAAATTGAACAATATATTCTTGTTAACTTTAATGTTTGAGGgcacatatatatgtatatatgtcttTTTGACTAGGTCAAGATCCTCATGAAGCAgtgtatatattttgaaaagagCCCCACATACATAAACATCAAAAAACAACAAGATGTGTGCCTCTCTCTTTGTGTATCTTTATAGCCTGTCTCTCTGAATCCAAAAACATTTATTCATACAATTATTTGAATGATCTTATGATTATTGAGGGATCCAAGGCTTTCATCATAAGAGAGAGATGAGAATGATCAAAAGTTAAAACAAATTACtaatataaagttttaaaaaaagcaaaaaaaaaagcaaagcAAAGATtctacatatcattcattgttTTGTTTGGCAGCAGATCCAAGAAGAGAGTTTTATTAATTTGCTTACTTTCAtgcacataaaaaaaatgtagtaTAAAATAGCAAAAGAAAGAGAGATAAAAGCTTTATGTTGATTGTGACTATATGTAAAAGAAGCAATTTCTCTATCTTTTctctttaattaaagaaaaagtcTGCAAAGGAGCATGCTGTGGAAACTTTGTCTCCATTACattaattagattttatattattttttccctcaaatatttcaaaaaatattttggatttGGAATAATTGCATATTTCATCCTTCAATTATGGTTGAAATGCATTGATAGTTCGTTAAGTTTctcaatatatttcatttagacATGCGTAGTCGAATTATAGCCTATTACAATTGAGCATTTAAATACATGATACAATGTTTCTACCTCGAATGTGTTATCAAGAGTCCATATGTAAGTTAACtgtataaaatatatcaatttcttattattatctTTCGACAAGATTTGTGGTGTCTGGGTGAGATTATGCATATCTCGATTAATTTTATGAGGTATCTATCACCTCTCACTAGCACAAGTATTAAGTGTGGGAGCCAGATGTACTTTTGACGTCATTCCTTTGTCGAAAAATTACATTGTGTAGCTAgataacaatatttttcttatgtatACACATTGTATATTGACACCCTGTTGGTTTCTTCGTGAATTTActtaaattcattatattttgagattcttAAGTGAATCTCAATTATACAATGTTTGGACATGCGAAAAGAAATCATCTATATACATTTATCTCTGTTGAAAATTGAACATGAGATCTCGTGATTCTCAGCTCTCTTTGTTCACTATCGGGTCACACTTTTGAGTGTTTTACACCACCTACTTCAATTATACACATTAACCTTAATAGTTTTGTGATTTTcgttcaaacaaataaaaattaagtgacatttcaaaaatcatattatcTTCAAATACTAAAGTAACACTACAAAACCTTAACACCACACATGAATATGATAACAAAATGGTTTAAGAATTA is a genomic window containing:
- the LOC107003270 gene encoding putative late blight resistance protein homolog R1B-12, giving the protein MAYAAISSLMYTLEQLFKPNQSFVCPCSTQQHVENLNQNLSALQDFLDNTTTKDIETLKVVEKRIRDVVYKAEDKVDSSLRSIILADSTESREGACKFFEEELVKVEKDVDSLRKEVTLVEFNKHGTKSAELATTPFSPDKKSTIVENTVVGMKDDFNIILDRLTTQKDELIVIPILGMGGIGKTTLARKVYDDSCIRSRFDKHAWVTISQEYNERQMLLEVVSSITTGGSQEMSNDELMEIVYRGLKGRRFLIVIDDIWSTEAWDQMQRIFPNDENKSRILLTTRLKCVADYVNCPDFPPHSKSFLSLEDSWNLFTEKLFKKDQCPPLLVEIGKHIVQQCQGLPLSIVVVAGLLGKMDLTHDNWKNIEENLSSFFGTVSERCQSILSLSYNYLPQYLKACFLYVGGFPEDREINVSRLIRLWISEQFVKARNNKRLEVVGEEYLQELIDRSLILTGKQRANGRMKTFKIHDLLRQLCLSETHTENVVHIMNGNVPMFLLEAIDDQRRVILLSKLEEKQVYPPMHSNGITSIARTFISMQYFQYDEFPEGVYSIFSAFKLLKVLDVFTVWYDFSSVIPELVHLRYVAARIEEGLSLDKLRNLQTLILLKNIGVNRPTKSEQPLDIWRMSELRHVDIDSPLYISNPLEAENPLFLNNLQNLYLYNSHFFEEIIKRTPNLKTLKFLDESEHPDWSAILDSLILLEELEKLVIQLERMNVNIFCGDILYCKIKKLSPNIKKLKLLGTHIPWEVVNLLAYLPNLEVIEGEYAFSGTDWKLDEDVVFCKLKYLLIGEADLERWELAAASDNFPMLEQLILYGFDKLEEIPESIGDIMTLKLIKIDDCSSSIENSAKRIQQEQQSLGNYELQLRITPKESATFGSSSS